In Geobacter anodireducens, a genomic segment contains:
- a CDS encoding electron transfer flavoprotein subunit beta, translating to MLAISCIKQVPDTTQVQIDPVTNTLVREGIPFIVNPYDTHALEEGLRIKDRYGFTSVALSMGPPNAEAALKKALAMGADEAILCSDRCFGGADTLSTSNVLAAAIKRIAEEAGDEIGIVFCGKQTIDGDTAQVGPGIAVRLGFSQLTLVDRIEHLDAAARTIRVRRKLEGRYEVVEAPLPVMITVVRELNRPRYPTVPLRLASVGAAVKVWNNEVLRLDVNSVGLKGSPTWVSRIFSPERAKGEIIGDGMGDPVGTAHLLINQLLAKDLLAV from the coding sequence ATGCTCGCCATTTCCTGCATCAAACAAGTTCCGGATACCACCCAGGTCCAGATCGATCCGGTAACCAACACCCTCGTGCGGGAGGGTATCCCGTTCATCGTCAACCCCTATGACACCCACGCCCTGGAAGAGGGGCTGCGGATCAAGGACCGCTACGGCTTCACGTCTGTGGCGCTCTCCATGGGACCGCCCAATGCCGAAGCCGCCCTCAAGAAGGCGCTGGCCATGGGCGCCGATGAGGCGATCCTCTGCTCCGACCGCTGCTTCGGCGGCGCCGACACCCTCTCCACCAGCAACGTACTGGCCGCCGCCATCAAGCGGATCGCCGAGGAGGCCGGCGACGAGATCGGCATCGTCTTCTGCGGCAAGCAGACCATTGACGGCGATACCGCCCAGGTGGGGCCGGGCATTGCCGTTCGCCTCGGGTTCAGCCAGCTCACGCTGGTGGACCGGATCGAACACCTGGACGCGGCGGCCCGCACGATCAGGGTCCGGCGCAAGCTGGAGGGGCGCTACGAGGTGGTGGAGGCGCCGCTGCCGGTCATGATCACCGTGGTGCGCGAGCTGAACCGCCCCCGCTATCCCACCGTTCCCCTGCGGCTCGCCTCCGTTGGCGCCGCAGTCAAAGTCTGGAACAATGAGGTCCTGCGCCTCGACGTGAACAGCGTCGGCCTCAAGGGGTCGCCCACCTGGGTGAGCCGCATCTTCTCGCCGGAGCGGGCCAAGGGAGAGATCATCGGTGATGGCATGGGAGATCCGGTGGGCACGGCCCACCTGCTGATCAATCAACTGCTGGCCAAGGACCTGCTGGCGGTGTGA
- a CDS encoding cytochrome C, translating to MRRHSNKTNPVAAGILFIALACWAGNAMGWGTSGDSWSTWGGSRPSLNLNLAFTDCAKCHTSTNNVNRHHDLITKKGKQCLACHTMTADNSGQYTVQVQRDCQACHTSSVHDNVQHNVSTCSRCHGSDVINIHSGWRSYASTLSACYLCHTSTNAKVKATIAKGVSGQTVYCTDCHGSNPHSWGGTWGR from the coding sequence ATGCGCAGACATTCCAACAAAACGAATCCGGTTGCGGCGGGGATTCTGTTCATCGCCTTGGCATGCTGGGCGGGGAACGCCATGGGGTGGGGCACTTCGGGTGACAGTTGGAGTACCTGGGGCGGTTCGCGGCCATCACTGAATCTAAACCTTGCGTTCACTGATTGCGCGAAATGCCATACCTCCACCAACAACGTCAACCGACACCACGACCTGATCACGAAAAAGGGTAAGCAGTGCCTCGCCTGCCACACCATGACGGCGGACAACTCGGGGCAATATACCGTTCAGGTCCAGCGGGACTGTCAAGCCTGTCACACATCCTCCGTCCACGACAACGTCCAACACAATGTCAGCACCTGTAGTCGTTGCCACGGCAGCGACGTCATCAACATCCACTCGGGGTGGCGTTCATACGCCAGCACATTGTCGGCCTGCTACCTCTGTCACACCAGCACCAATGCCAAGGTCAAGGCGACCATTGCAAAAGGTGTGAGCGGACAGACCGTTTACTGCACCGACTGCCACGGCAGCAACCCCCACAGTTGGGGAGGCACCTGGGGGCGCTGA
- a CDS encoding transcriptional repressor: MPKKITFTAEQEHAFEKACRDAGLRLTHQRLEIYRELATSTDHPSAETLHQRLRRGNPSLSLDTVYRTLAVFAHHGIINRVETVESQSRFETKRMRHHHLICSRCKEIIDFQWHHIDEAPLPEETRSWGRIDNKNVVIYGVCNKCLVSEKTS, translated from the coding sequence ATGCCGAAAAAAATCACATTCACAGCGGAACAAGAGCATGCCTTTGAAAAGGCGTGCAGGGATGCCGGGTTGCGGCTCACCCATCAGCGCCTGGAGATCTACCGTGAACTGGCCACCTCAACCGACCACCCGTCGGCGGAGACGCTCCACCAACGGTTGCGCAGGGGCAACCCCTCCCTCTCGCTCGATACGGTCTACCGGACCCTGGCGGTCTTTGCACACCATGGCATCATCAACAGAGTCGAAACGGTCGAAAGCCAGTCGCGATTCGAGACGAAACGCATGCGGCATCATCACCTGATCTGCAGCAGGTGCAAGGAAATCATCGATTTCCAGTGGCACCACATCGACGAGGCGCCCCTGCCCGAAGAAACCAGGTCCTGGGGGCGGATCGACAACAAAAACGTTGTGATATACGGCGTTTGCAACAAGTGCCTCGTATCTGAAAAAACGTCGTAA
- a CDS encoding cytochrome C: protein MKQRSTLLVLLAVVAALLSAAGAVQARSPVFDVDKEFYPYYPSLIKWNKSTVPFNAPEVCGSCHEQQFNEWNGSVHSLAFRDPIYQGELNKAVKAVGHGISRQCEGCHSPVGMVTGEIKGPGFQGLSSMAMAGVSCDVCHSISGVTHWQTPSHEPENGSFILTPGVETANGQVLVKRGPFKPSSECGGGFHQCEESDLHLRADLCASCHQVYHYDAHFPIEATYLEWKHGPYAQKSILCQDCHMVDLDTFKRSADQLVIPDRKEYRHYFNGANFLLTYLAAGAAKKAGDEDLAKNLMRQYEMAVQRLKMAADLEVTPVYRNGRLAELMVRVKNIRAGHNLPTSLTNVRQMWLEVTARDERGTVLMTSGTLNPDGSLPAEARSFTSDGMGNDFHFAIDPWVVTAFSKHETIPPRGWKDVHYGIQVPEGVGRITVEAKLRFRQADQKVAEALLGAVPSDINLEQIYGLKSVPPLPVVDMVVKQETVKTVP, encoded by the coding sequence ATGAAGCAACGTTCCACCCTGCTCGTACTCCTGGCCGTTGTCGCGGCACTGTTGTCGGCGGCCGGAGCGGTCCAGGCCCGCTCGCCGGTCTTCGACGTGGACAAGGAGTTCTACCCCTACTACCCTTCACTCATCAAATGGAACAAGTCGACGGTGCCGTTCAACGCGCCGGAGGTCTGCGGTTCCTGCCATGAGCAGCAGTTCAACGAATGGAACGGATCGGTCCACAGCCTCGCCTTCAGGGATCCTATTTATCAGGGTGAGCTGAACAAGGCCGTGAAGGCCGTGGGCCACGGCATCTCCCGCCAGTGCGAAGGCTGTCATTCCCCCGTCGGCATGGTCACCGGCGAGATCAAGGGGCCCGGCTTCCAGGGACTTTCCTCCATGGCCATGGCGGGCGTCTCCTGCGACGTCTGCCACTCCATCAGCGGCGTGACCCACTGGCAGACCCCGTCCCACGAGCCCGAGAACGGCTCCTTCATCCTGACCCCCGGCGTGGAAACGGCCAACGGACAGGTCCTGGTCAAGCGCGGCCCCTTCAAGCCCTCGTCGGAGTGCGGCGGCGGGTTCCACCAGTGCGAGGAGTCCGACCTCCACCTGCGGGCCGACCTCTGCGCCTCCTGCCACCAGGTCTACCACTACGACGCCCACTTCCCCATCGAGGCAACCTACCTGGAGTGGAAACACGGCCCCTATGCCCAGAAGTCGATCCTCTGCCAGGACTGCCACATGGTCGACCTCGACACCTTCAAGCGCTCCGCCGATCAGCTCGTGATCCCCGACCGCAAGGAGTACCGCCACTATTTCAACGGCGCCAACTTCCTGCTGACCTACCTGGCTGCCGGAGCCGCGAAAAAGGCCGGGGACGAGGACCTGGCCAAAAACCTCATGCGGCAGTACGAAATGGCGGTCCAGCGCCTGAAGATGGCCGCCGACCTTGAGGTTACCCCGGTCTATCGGAACGGCAGGCTCGCCGAGCTGATGGTACGGGTGAAAAACATCCGTGCCGGCCACAACCTGCCCACCTCCCTCACCAACGTGCGGCAGATGTGGCTGGAGGTCACGGCCAGGGACGAACGGGGAACGGTTCTCATGACCAGCGGCACCCTCAACCCCGACGGGAGCCTGCCGGCCGAGGCGCGTTCCTTCACCTCGGACGGCATGGGAAATGACTTCCACTTCGCCATCGACCCCTGGGTGGTGACGGCCTTCTCCAAGCACGAGACCATTCCGCCCAGGGGGTGGAAGGATGTCCACTACGGCATCCAGGTGCCCGAGGGGGTCGGCCGGATCACCGTGGAGGCGAAGCTCCGCTTCCGCCAGGCGGACCAGAAGGTGGCCGAGGCCCTGCTCGGAGCGGTGCCCAGTGATATCAACCTGGAGCAGATCTACGGCCTCAAGAGCGTGCCGCCCCTGCCGGTGGTGGATATGGTGGTGAAGCAGGAGACCGTGAAGACGGTCCCCTGA